The genomic interval CCCATGAAGGAGAAGACGACGAGCAGCACACCGGTGAGGATGGCGCCGGGCCCGTGCGGCAGGAAACCGCCGTGGTCGGTGAGGTTGGAGAGCCCCGCCTGGTCGGCGTCGACGCCCGGCAGGACGCCGAACACGGCGAGCAGGCCGATGACGATGAACGCGCCGATCGCGACGACCTTGATCCCGGCGAACCAGAACTCGAACTCGCCGTAGGACCCCACGGAGACGAGGTTGGTGGCGGTCAGCACCACCATCACGATCAGCGCCCACCCCCATTGCGGTACGGCGGGTATCCACCCTTCGAGGATCTTGGCGCCGGCGGTCGCCTCGACGGCGAGCACGACGACCCAGAAGAACCAGTACAGCCAGCCGATGGAGAAGCCGGCCCAGCGCCCGAGGGCCCGGTCGGCGTGCGCCGAGAAGGAGCCGGAGTTCGGGTTCGCGGCGGACATCTCACCGAGCATCCGCATCACGAGGACGACCAGCGTGCCGACGAGGGCGTACGAGAGCAGGATGCCGGGGCCGGCGGTGGCGATACCGGAGCTGGAGCCCACGAAAAGGCCCGCTCCGATGACACCGCCGATGGCGATCATCGAGAGGTGACGGTTCTTGAGTCCGGCCTGGAGACCAGTCATACGGGGAATTCCTTCGTGCCTGGTGTGGGGATTCCCGCACGAGCGGTGTACGGGTCGGTCCAGTGAAACGGAGGCAAAGAAGTTCGTGAACCTTTGAATCCAGATTGTTACTTGAGGTTTCCTTGAGGTTCCATTGTCGGGTCCATAGTTTTCCTGGCCGACACCCGGGGCTGCTGCCCCGAAACAGCCGTGTCACACTCATCTCATGCGCGTGTATCTCGGCTCCGACCATGCGGGCTTCGAACTCAAGAACCACCTCGTCGACTGGCTCAAGGCGGCCGGCCACGACGTGGTCGACTGCGGCCCCCACATCTACGACGCCCAGGACGACTACCCGCCGTTCTGCCTCCGCGCCGCCGAGCGCACCGCCGCCGACGCCGACTCCCTCGGCATCGTGATCGGTGGCTCCGGCAACGGCGAGCAGATCGCCGCGAACAAGGTCAAGGGCGTCCGGGCGGCCCTCGCCTGGAGCGAGGAGACCGCGTCGCTGGGCCGCCAGCACAACAACGCCAACGTCGTCGCGGTCGGCGCCCGCATGCACTCCGCGGAGGAGGCGACGAAGTTCGTCGAGACCTTCCTCGCCACCCCGTTCTCCGGCGACGAGCGCCACCAGCGCCGCATCGACATGCTGTCCGCCTACGAGACGACGGGCGGCCTGCCGGCGATCCCGGCCCACCACCCGCAGCAGTAGCCTCCGGCGGTGGGGCGGCGGGGGTTGTCGGCCGGGTGCGGGTGCGTGGGGGCTGGTCGCGCAGTTCCCCGCGCCCCTGACTGGGTCACCTGCGCGAAATCCAGCCCCTTCGGCGTTTGAGGAGCAGGGGTCGAAGGGGGGCAGCGCCCCCTGGTGACGGGACGGGTAGGGGCGGCGGGGGCGAAAAAGGCCGGCAGCCACCCCCACCGGCAGACGACGAAGGAGCCACCGTGCCTGAAGGGCACACCATCCACCGCCTGGCCCAGGACTACGCCGCCGCCTTCCAAGGCGCGAAACCCCACGTCACCAGTCCGCAGGGCAAGTTCTCCGACGCCGCCGCCCTCCTCACCGGCTCCGAACTCACCCGCACCGAGGCCCACGGCAAACACCTCTTCCTCGGCTTCCGGGACACCGACTGGGTCCACATCCACCTCGGCCTCTTCGGCAAGGTCACCTTCGGCCCGGCCCCCGCACCCCCGCCCACCGACACGGTCCGCCTCCGGCTCGCGAACACCACGGCCTACGTCGACCTGCGCGGCCCCACGACCTGCGCCCTGATCACCCCCGCCGAGAAGCGGTCGATACACGACCGCCTCGGCCCGGACCCCCTCCGCGAGGACGCCGACCCGCACACCGCGTACCGGCGGATCTCCCGCAGCCGTACGACGATCGCCGCCCTGCTGATGGACCAGAAGGTCATCGCGGGCGTGGGCAACGTCTACCGCGCTGAGGTCCTCTTCCGGCACCGCGTCGACCCGTACCGCGCGGGCAAGGACCTCACTCCCGCCGAGTGGGACGCGATCTGGGCCGACCTCGTCGAGCTCATGCGCGAGGGCGTCCGGAACAACCGCATCGACACCGTCCGCCCCGAGCACACCCCGGAGGCGATGGGCCGCCCGCCCCGCGTCGACGACCACGGCGGCGAGGTCTACGTGTACCGCAGGGCCACCCTGCCCTGTCACATCTGTGGCGGCGAGATCCGCACCGCCGATCTCGCCGCCCGCAACCTCTTCTGGTGCCCGGCCTGCCAGAGCCGGTGAGGACAGGGCCCTAGAACCCGTGCGGCAGCCAGGGCGCCACCGCCGACCCGAACCCCACCGCCGCCTCGGCCAGCGCCCCCTTCCGCACCTCGCGCACCAGTCCGGCTCCCGCCAGCGAGGCGAGGCTCACGCCGCCGAGATAGGCCGCTCCCAACTCCCGTACGGACAGGGCGAGATCGGCCGTGTCCGTGGTACGCGCGCACGACGCGCCCTTCGCGTCCCCGCTGAGCCGCCAACGCCCGCTGTTCCAGGGGCAGAAGGAGTCCTCGACCTCCAACACCACGTCCACCGGCGTCTGATAGGTCCGCGCCTCCAGCGCGGCCCCCACGTCCACCAGCCGCACATGCAGCGAGTCCCGCACCAGCAGCGAGCAGCGGCGGACGTCGGAGACCAGGTACTGCCAGGCCTCGTCGACCGGTCGCCGCCGGGCGTCGATCCGTGAGGTGAGGTCGAGGTCGAAGAGGAATCGCCACAGCGCGCCGTGCGTGGCCGGATCCAGCGCCTCCAGGTCGGAGACCACCACCGTGCCCTTGGGCCCGGCCGGCTCCCAGTCCGCCTTGACCCGGTACCGCACGAACCCCACGACCTCCCCGTCCCGCTCCGCCACCACGCACTGCAGCGGCGAGGCACCACCCCGGTCGCTCTCCGGGTCGAGCAGCCACAGCCGCTCCCAGCCCGGGACGCGGGCGACCATCCCGGGCCGCCGGGGCACGAGCCGGGCGTACACCGCCTCGCACGCGTCGAGCACGTCGGCGGGCGCCGCGTACCGCAGCCGTACGTCGTCCGTGCCGGGCGGCACGGACAGCCGTACCCGGGTCGTGTCGATCTCGGCGTTGACGTGGTAGGTGCCCACGCCGTACCCGAACCGGCCGTAGATCACCGGCTCGGAGGCGGTGAGCACGGCCAGCGGCTCGCCCCAGGAGCGCACGTCGTCCAGCTGGCGGCGCATCATCGAGGTCAGCAGCCCGCGCCGCCGGTGCGTGCCGGCCACGCTGACCATGGTGACGCCGGCCGCGGGCACGGAGGCGCCGCCCGGCACGGTCAGCCGGAAGCCGAACGCCCCCGCCGTCCCCACGCACCGCTCGCCGTCCCAGACGCCGATGGAGCGGTCGTACGCGGTGAGCTCACGAAACAGCTCCCGCTCCTCGGCCGACTCCGGAACCCCGCCGAAGGCGCGGATCAGGCTGCCGTACCACTCGTGCCAGTCGTCCTGCCGAAGCACCCGCAAGTCTGTCCCCATGAACCATGCCTACCAGGGCGTTGCGGGAGGAGCGAGAGAATTTCGCCGGGGCCCGTCGTGAGCCGTGGCGGGTACCGCCCTTGAACCACTGTGAAGTTGAACCTCGCACGGGGGACAAGTCGTACCTCCTGTGCCAAGCAGGGGGTTCGACGGATAAGGTCCCGAACTAATGGCAGCAGGACGAGAGCGGCGCGCGGAAGCCGATACGTTCACGGCCCGGTTGAAGATGCAGTGGCACCGGGTCCGCGTCGGGCTGCGCAGAAGCGCCGTGGACTACTTCCGCGGCGACGGCTCGGACTGGGTCGCGCTCGCAGGGCTGCTCCTGACCGTCCCGGTGATCACGGCCGTCACCTTGATGAACTCGGTGTGGTGCTCACCGTCCGCGCTGGTCCTGCCCATCGTCGCCGGCGGTCTGCTGCTGCGCCCGGCGAGCCTGCTCGGTCTGTACGCGGCGGCCGCGACCGCCCTGATCGT from Streptomyces sp. CC0208 carries:
- a CDS encoding ribose-5-phosphate isomerase; translated protein: MRVYLGSDHAGFELKNHLVDWLKAAGHDVVDCGPHIYDAQDDYPPFCLRAAERTAADADSLGIVIGGSGNGEQIAANKVKGVRAALAWSEETASLGRQHNNANVVAVGARMHSAEEATKFVETFLATPFSGDERHQRRIDMLSAYETTGGLPAIPAHHPQQ
- a CDS encoding DNA-formamidopyrimidine glycosylase family protein codes for the protein MPEGHTIHRLAQDYAAAFQGAKPHVTSPQGKFSDAAALLTGSELTRTEAHGKHLFLGFRDTDWVHIHLGLFGKVTFGPAPAPPPTDTVRLRLANTTAYVDLRGPTTCALITPAEKRSIHDRLGPDPLREDADPHTAYRRISRSRTTIAALLMDQKVIAGVGNVYRAEVLFRHRVDPYRAGKDLTPAEWDAIWADLVELMREGVRNNRIDTVRPEHTPEAMGRPPRVDDHGGEVYVYRRATLPCHICGGEIRTADLAARNLFWCPACQSR
- a CDS encoding GNAT family N-acetyltransferase codes for the protein MGTDLRVLRQDDWHEWYGSLIRAFGGVPESAEERELFRELTAYDRSIGVWDGERCVGTAGAFGFRLTVPGGASVPAAGVTMVSVAGTHRRRGLLTSMMRRQLDDVRSWGEPLAVLTASEPVIYGRFGYGVGTYHVNAEIDTTRVRLSVPPGTDDVRLRYAAPADVLDACEAVYARLVPRRPGMVARVPGWERLWLLDPESDRGGASPLQCVVAERDGEVVGFVRYRVKADWEPAGPKGTVVVSDLEALDPATHGALWRFLFDLDLTSRIDARRRPVDEAWQYLVSDVRRCSLLVRDSLHVRLVDVGAALEARTYQTPVDVVLEVEDSFCPWNSGRWRLSGDAKGASCARTTDTADLALSVRELGAAYLGGVSLASLAGAGLVREVRKGALAEAAVGFGSAVAPWLPHGF